One part of the Girardinichthys multiradiatus isolate DD_20200921_A chromosome 10, DD_fGirMul_XY1, whole genome shotgun sequence genome encodes these proteins:
- the LOC124875399 gene encoding gastrula zinc finger protein XlCGF58.1-like isoform X1 produces MSENKSLRADGHRALSVVLAIPATSELEQTQVGKDLMQLGGKKGSLSFSELHPKRMEIKVEEREIRISLSAENVKTQEGDGLHQPLLLHQIKTEDDRETEPSTSSSAEQMKIETDGEDCRGADSDSSDTDVSGNDCWPKSADTGTEAEDGAGSLKQTNTTEPCLKDHESRDAVTTSYSCSECGKLYCRKWSLMKHLHVHSEVKPFLCKNCGETFSQYMQLKMHMNIHKGEKQFCCEYCGKTFQNSSTLKRHAQIHSGQKGFSCDKCGKSFSFKSHLKSHLVVHTDEKPFCCNVCGTSFRRKGEVKLHMRVHVGEKPSSCTVCGKSFHCKLHLKTHMEVHTGEKLKTSFSCSECAKKFSYKRSLTRHLLVHAGENPFTCKHCGERFRKHRHLKTHMKLHIEEEPFSCEDCGQIFKLKANLKSHVLVHADEKPFCCDVCDKSYPRLSSLRRHMRVHSEEKQFSCGDCGKMFHFKSCLKSHMVVHIHEKPFCCNVCGKSFRRKEEHNAHVKAHSGEKPFGCGTCPKTCVKRSGLKMHMQVHRVEKAFQCDVCGKRFCTKEKQENHMKVHTQEKFHECSVCGKKFNKRDNLKIHMRIHTGEKPFVCEDCGKSFSSKGTLFNHMVVHMVGKPFSCNVCDKRFRRPVELKIHMRVHTGERPFECDVCGKRFRQTSQRKVHMRIHTEDRPFVCLVCGKAFRSQGSLSKHMPVHTGQKPYSCSFCRKGFSQKYKLTSHLKTHKVKQFEQRQSET; encoded by the exons ATGTCAGAAAATAAAAGCCTCCGAGCAGATGGCCACAGAGCACTCAGTGTGGTCCTCGCCATACCTGCTACATCAGAACTGGAGCAGACACAAGTCGGCAAAGATCTCA TGCAGCTTGGTGGAAAAAAAGGTTCTCTGAGCTTCAGTGAGCTGCACCCCAAGAGAATGGAGATTAAGGTTGAAGAGAGGGAAATCAGAATTTCACTCTCTGCTGAAAATGTGAAGACTCAAGAAGGTGACGGGCTACATCAGCCATTGCTGCTTCATCAAATCAAAACCGAAGATGATCGAGAGACAGAGCCCTCAACCAGCAGCTCAGCTGAGCAGATGAAGATAGAGACTGATGGAGAGGATTGTAGAGGAGCAGATTCAGATTCTTCAGATACAGATGTCAGTGGTAATGATTGCTGGCCAAAATCTGCTGATACGGGAACTGAAGCCGAGGATGGTGCTGGAAGTCTGAAGCAGACCAACACAACTGAGCCATGTTTGAAAGATCATGAAAGCCGTGACGCTGTTACAACATCCTACAGCTGCTCTGAGTGTGGGAAACTGTACTGCCGGAAGTGGTCCCTCATGAAGCACTTGCACGTTCACTCTGAAGTGAAGCCATTTCTCTGTAAAAACTGTGGTGAAACATTTAGCCAATATATGCAACTTAAGATGCATATGAACATCCACAAAGGTGAGAAACAGTTTTGTTGTGAATactgtggaaaaacatttcagaatagCTCAACTCTTAAGAGGCATGCTCAAATCCACTCTGGACAAAAGGGGTTTAGTTGtgataaatgtggaaaaagctttAGTTTTAAGTCGCATCTTAAGTCGCACCTGGTCGTCCACACAGATGAGAAACCTTTTTGCTGTAATGTTTGTGGTACAAGTTTCCGCAGGAAGGGAGAAGTTAAGCTACACATGAGAGTGCATGTGGGAGAAAAGCCATCCAGCTGTACAGTCTGTGGGAAAAGTTTTCATTGTAAGCTGCACCTTAAAACACACATGGAagtccacacaggagagaagctGAAAACGTCCTTCAGCTGCTCTGAGTGTGCTAAGAAGTTTAGCTACAAGCGGAGCCTCACAAGACACTTGCTGGTCCATGCTGGGGAGAACCCATTCACCTGTAAGCACTGTGGTGAAAGGTTTAGAAAACATAGGCATCTGAAGACCCACATGAAGCTTCACATAGAAGAGGAACCGTTCAGCTGTGAGGATTGCGGACAGATATTTAAACTGAAAGCAAATCTGAAGTCACATGTTCTTGTCCATGcagatgaaaaacctttttgCTGTGATGTCTGTGATAAAAGTTATCCTCGACTCTCAAGTCTTAGGAGACATATGAGAGTTCACTCTGAAGAGAAACAATTCAGCTGTGGGGACTGTgggaaaatgtttcattttaagtCATGTCTAAAGTCACACATGGTTGTTCACATTCATGAGAAACCTTTTTGCTGTAATGTCTGCGGGAAAAGTTTCCGTAGGAAGGAAGAACATAATGCACATGTAAAAGCGCACAGTGGAGAGAAACCTTTTGGCTGTGGCACATGCCCCAAAACATGTGTCAAACGCTCAGGCCTCAAAATGCACATGCAGGTCCACAGAGTTGAGAAAGCCTTTCAGTGTGATGTTTGTGGGAAAAGATTTTGCACAAAAGAAAAGCAGGAGAACCACATGAAAGTCCACACACAAGAGAAATTTCATGAGTGTAGCGTGTGTGGGAAAAAATTTAACAAAAGGGACAACCTTAAgatacacatgagaattcacactggTGAAAAACCATTTGTTTGTGAGGATTGTGGAAAAAGTTTTAGTTCAAAAGGGACTCTTTTCAATCATATGGTGGTTCACATGGTTGGAAAACCTTTCAGCTGCAATGTTTGTGATAAAAGATTTCGCAGGCCAGTTGAGCTTAAAATCCATATGAGAGTTCACACGGGAGAGAGACCGTTTGAGTGTGACGTCTGCGGGAAAAGATTCCGCCAAACCTCCCAACGTAAGGTCCACATGAGAATCCATACAGAAGATCGACCGTTCGTCTGCCTTGTTTGTGGTAAAGCATTTCGGTCCCAGGGTTCACTTTCAAAACACATGCCAGTCCACACTGGACAAAAACCGTATAGCTGTAGCTTTTGCCGCAAAGGTTTTAGCCAAAAATATAAGCTAACATCTCACTTGAAAACTCACAAAGTGAAGCAGTTTGAGCAAAGACAAAGTGAGACATAA
- the LOC124875399 gene encoding gastrula zinc finger protein XlCGF58.1-like isoform X2, translating to MATEHSVWSSPYLLHQNWSRHKSAKISLGGKKGSLSFSELHPKRMEIKVEEREIRISLSAENVKTQEGDGLHQPLLLHQIKTEDDRETEPSTSSSAEQMKIETDGEDCRGADSDSSDTDVSGNDCWPKSADTGTEAEDGAGSLKQTNTTEPCLKDHESRDAVTTSYSCSECGKLYCRKWSLMKHLHVHSEVKPFLCKNCGETFSQYMQLKMHMNIHKGEKQFCCEYCGKTFQNSSTLKRHAQIHSGQKGFSCDKCGKSFSFKSHLKSHLVVHTDEKPFCCNVCGTSFRRKGEVKLHMRVHVGEKPSSCTVCGKSFHCKLHLKTHMEVHTGEKLKTSFSCSECAKKFSYKRSLTRHLLVHAGENPFTCKHCGERFRKHRHLKTHMKLHIEEEPFSCEDCGQIFKLKANLKSHVLVHADEKPFCCDVCDKSYPRLSSLRRHMRVHSEEKQFSCGDCGKMFHFKSCLKSHMVVHIHEKPFCCNVCGKSFRRKEEHNAHVKAHSGEKPFGCGTCPKTCVKRSGLKMHMQVHRVEKAFQCDVCGKRFCTKEKQENHMKVHTQEKFHECSVCGKKFNKRDNLKIHMRIHTGEKPFVCEDCGKSFSSKGTLFNHMVVHMVGKPFSCNVCDKRFRRPVELKIHMRVHTGERPFECDVCGKRFRQTSQRKVHMRIHTEDRPFVCLVCGKAFRSQGSLSKHMPVHTGQKPYSCSFCRKGFSQKYKLTSHLKTHKVKQFEQRQSET from the exons ATGGCCACAGAGCACTCAGTGTGGTCCTCGCCATACCTGCTACATCAGAACTGGAGCAGACACAAGTCGGCAAAGATCTCA CTTGGTGGAAAAAAAGGTTCTCTGAGCTTCAGTGAGCTGCACCCCAAGAGAATGGAGATTAAGGTTGAAGAGAGGGAAATCAGAATTTCACTCTCTGCTGAAAATGTGAAGACTCAAGAAGGTGACGGGCTACATCAGCCATTGCTGCTTCATCAAATCAAAACCGAAGATGATCGAGAGACAGAGCCCTCAACCAGCAGCTCAGCTGAGCAGATGAAGATAGAGACTGATGGAGAGGATTGTAGAGGAGCAGATTCAGATTCTTCAGATACAGATGTCAGTGGTAATGATTGCTGGCCAAAATCTGCTGATACGGGAACTGAAGCCGAGGATGGTGCTGGAAGTCTGAAGCAGACCAACACAACTGAGCCATGTTTGAAAGATCATGAAAGCCGTGACGCTGTTACAACATCCTACAGCTGCTCTGAGTGTGGGAAACTGTACTGCCGGAAGTGGTCCCTCATGAAGCACTTGCACGTTCACTCTGAAGTGAAGCCATTTCTCTGTAAAAACTGTGGTGAAACATTTAGCCAATATATGCAACTTAAGATGCATATGAACATCCACAAAGGTGAGAAACAGTTTTGTTGTGAATactgtggaaaaacatttcagaatagCTCAACTCTTAAGAGGCATGCTCAAATCCACTCTGGACAAAAGGGGTTTAGTTGtgataaatgtggaaaaagctttAGTTTTAAGTCGCATCTTAAGTCGCACCTGGTCGTCCACACAGATGAGAAACCTTTTTGCTGTAATGTTTGTGGTACAAGTTTCCGCAGGAAGGGAGAAGTTAAGCTACACATGAGAGTGCATGTGGGAGAAAAGCCATCCAGCTGTACAGTCTGTGGGAAAAGTTTTCATTGTAAGCTGCACCTTAAAACACACATGGAagtccacacaggagagaagctGAAAACGTCCTTCAGCTGCTCTGAGTGTGCTAAGAAGTTTAGCTACAAGCGGAGCCTCACAAGACACTTGCTGGTCCATGCTGGGGAGAACCCATTCACCTGTAAGCACTGTGGTGAAAGGTTTAGAAAACATAGGCATCTGAAGACCCACATGAAGCTTCACATAGAAGAGGAACCGTTCAGCTGTGAGGATTGCGGACAGATATTTAAACTGAAAGCAAATCTGAAGTCACATGTTCTTGTCCATGcagatgaaaaacctttttgCTGTGATGTCTGTGATAAAAGTTATCCTCGACTCTCAAGTCTTAGGAGACATATGAGAGTTCACTCTGAAGAGAAACAATTCAGCTGTGGGGACTGTgggaaaatgtttcattttaagtCATGTCTAAAGTCACACATGGTTGTTCACATTCATGAGAAACCTTTTTGCTGTAATGTCTGCGGGAAAAGTTTCCGTAGGAAGGAAGAACATAATGCACATGTAAAAGCGCACAGTGGAGAGAAACCTTTTGGCTGTGGCACATGCCCCAAAACATGTGTCAAACGCTCAGGCCTCAAAATGCACATGCAGGTCCACAGAGTTGAGAAAGCCTTTCAGTGTGATGTTTGTGGGAAAAGATTTTGCACAAAAGAAAAGCAGGAGAACCACATGAAAGTCCACACACAAGAGAAATTTCATGAGTGTAGCGTGTGTGGGAAAAAATTTAACAAAAGGGACAACCTTAAgatacacatgagaattcacactggTGAAAAACCATTTGTTTGTGAGGATTGTGGAAAAAGTTTTAGTTCAAAAGGGACTCTTTTCAATCATATGGTGGTTCACATGGTTGGAAAACCTTTCAGCTGCAATGTTTGTGATAAAAGATTTCGCAGGCCAGTTGAGCTTAAAATCCATATGAGAGTTCACACGGGAGAGAGACCGTTTGAGTGTGACGTCTGCGGGAAAAGATTCCGCCAAACCTCCCAACGTAAGGTCCACATGAGAATCCATACAGAAGATCGACCGTTCGTCTGCCTTGTTTGTGGTAAAGCATTTCGGTCCCAGGGTTCACTTTCAAAACACATGCCAGTCCACACTGGACAAAAACCGTATAGCTGTAGCTTTTGCCGCAAAGGTTTTAGCCAAAAATATAAGCTAACATCTCACTTGAAAACTCACAAAGTGAAGCAGTTTGAGCAAAGACAAAGTGAGACATAA
- the LOC124875399 gene encoding gastrula zinc finger protein XlCGF58.1-like isoform X3 has translation MEIKVEEREIRISLSAENVKTQEGDGLHQPLLLHQIKTEDDRETEPSTSSSAEQMKIETDGEDCRGADSDSSDTDVSGNDCWPKSADTGTEAEDGAGSLKQTNTTEPCLKDHESRDAVTTSYSCSECGKLYCRKWSLMKHLHVHSEVKPFLCKNCGETFSQYMQLKMHMNIHKGEKQFCCEYCGKTFQNSSTLKRHAQIHSGQKGFSCDKCGKSFSFKSHLKSHLVVHTDEKPFCCNVCGTSFRRKGEVKLHMRVHVGEKPSSCTVCGKSFHCKLHLKTHMEVHTGEKLKTSFSCSECAKKFSYKRSLTRHLLVHAGENPFTCKHCGERFRKHRHLKTHMKLHIEEEPFSCEDCGQIFKLKANLKSHVLVHADEKPFCCDVCDKSYPRLSSLRRHMRVHSEEKQFSCGDCGKMFHFKSCLKSHMVVHIHEKPFCCNVCGKSFRRKEEHNAHVKAHSGEKPFGCGTCPKTCVKRSGLKMHMQVHRVEKAFQCDVCGKRFCTKEKQENHMKVHTQEKFHECSVCGKKFNKRDNLKIHMRIHTGEKPFVCEDCGKSFSSKGTLFNHMVVHMVGKPFSCNVCDKRFRRPVELKIHMRVHTGERPFECDVCGKRFRQTSQRKVHMRIHTEDRPFVCLVCGKAFRSQGSLSKHMPVHTGQKPYSCSFCRKGFSQKYKLTSHLKTHKVKQFEQRQSET, from the coding sequence ATGGAGATTAAGGTTGAAGAGAGGGAAATCAGAATTTCACTCTCTGCTGAAAATGTGAAGACTCAAGAAGGTGACGGGCTACATCAGCCATTGCTGCTTCATCAAATCAAAACCGAAGATGATCGAGAGACAGAGCCCTCAACCAGCAGCTCAGCTGAGCAGATGAAGATAGAGACTGATGGAGAGGATTGTAGAGGAGCAGATTCAGATTCTTCAGATACAGATGTCAGTGGTAATGATTGCTGGCCAAAATCTGCTGATACGGGAACTGAAGCCGAGGATGGTGCTGGAAGTCTGAAGCAGACCAACACAACTGAGCCATGTTTGAAAGATCATGAAAGCCGTGACGCTGTTACAACATCCTACAGCTGCTCTGAGTGTGGGAAACTGTACTGCCGGAAGTGGTCCCTCATGAAGCACTTGCACGTTCACTCTGAAGTGAAGCCATTTCTCTGTAAAAACTGTGGTGAAACATTTAGCCAATATATGCAACTTAAGATGCATATGAACATCCACAAAGGTGAGAAACAGTTTTGTTGTGAATactgtggaaaaacatttcagaatagCTCAACTCTTAAGAGGCATGCTCAAATCCACTCTGGACAAAAGGGGTTTAGTTGtgataaatgtggaaaaagctttAGTTTTAAGTCGCATCTTAAGTCGCACCTGGTCGTCCACACAGATGAGAAACCTTTTTGCTGTAATGTTTGTGGTACAAGTTTCCGCAGGAAGGGAGAAGTTAAGCTACACATGAGAGTGCATGTGGGAGAAAAGCCATCCAGCTGTACAGTCTGTGGGAAAAGTTTTCATTGTAAGCTGCACCTTAAAACACACATGGAagtccacacaggagagaagctGAAAACGTCCTTCAGCTGCTCTGAGTGTGCTAAGAAGTTTAGCTACAAGCGGAGCCTCACAAGACACTTGCTGGTCCATGCTGGGGAGAACCCATTCACCTGTAAGCACTGTGGTGAAAGGTTTAGAAAACATAGGCATCTGAAGACCCACATGAAGCTTCACATAGAAGAGGAACCGTTCAGCTGTGAGGATTGCGGACAGATATTTAAACTGAAAGCAAATCTGAAGTCACATGTTCTTGTCCATGcagatgaaaaacctttttgCTGTGATGTCTGTGATAAAAGTTATCCTCGACTCTCAAGTCTTAGGAGACATATGAGAGTTCACTCTGAAGAGAAACAATTCAGCTGTGGGGACTGTgggaaaatgtttcattttaagtCATGTCTAAAGTCACACATGGTTGTTCACATTCATGAGAAACCTTTTTGCTGTAATGTCTGCGGGAAAAGTTTCCGTAGGAAGGAAGAACATAATGCACATGTAAAAGCGCACAGTGGAGAGAAACCTTTTGGCTGTGGCACATGCCCCAAAACATGTGTCAAACGCTCAGGCCTCAAAATGCACATGCAGGTCCACAGAGTTGAGAAAGCCTTTCAGTGTGATGTTTGTGGGAAAAGATTTTGCACAAAAGAAAAGCAGGAGAACCACATGAAAGTCCACACACAAGAGAAATTTCATGAGTGTAGCGTGTGTGGGAAAAAATTTAACAAAAGGGACAACCTTAAgatacacatgagaattcacactggTGAAAAACCATTTGTTTGTGAGGATTGTGGAAAAAGTTTTAGTTCAAAAGGGACTCTTTTCAATCATATGGTGGTTCACATGGTTGGAAAACCTTTCAGCTGCAATGTTTGTGATAAAAGATTTCGCAGGCCAGTTGAGCTTAAAATCCATATGAGAGTTCACACGGGAGAGAGACCGTTTGAGTGTGACGTCTGCGGGAAAAGATTCCGCCAAACCTCCCAACGTAAGGTCCACATGAGAATCCATACAGAAGATCGACCGTTCGTCTGCCTTGTTTGTGGTAAAGCATTTCGGTCCCAGGGTTCACTTTCAAAACACATGCCAGTCCACACTGGACAAAAACCGTATAGCTGTAGCTTTTGCCGCAAAGGTTTTAGCCAAAAATATAAGCTAACATCTCACTTGAAAACTCACAAAGTGAAGCAGTTTGAGCAAAGACAAAGTGAGACATAA